One window from the genome of Treponema sp. OMZ 838 encodes:
- a CDS encoding endonuclease MutS2 has translation MTPHTLEVLEFFRIAEIIAGYCKSEEARERCLQKRPLQDAAEITAAKELGRDILSFLQADEPLPIRNLPPLDSVLKQLHTVGVCLTVEELYAAGLLALQVGELKAWAIKQKQTDSTACTLIESIPPLPQTEQAVFSFIDKNGALRDIPSLTAIRKKMQRIEADIEKTMRSYCTDESTKGMLQTPTPVLRNGRQVIAVRSNFKGRIKGIIHEYSQSGQSFYLEPESIVLRNNELMRAQAEYEQELHRLLVSISAKLAEEAEALEQAYELVLELDCAAAAARWAYTENGVFVPDTGNAQYFYLQAARHPLLGAAAVPIDLKLAAEDRILIITGPNTGGKTVSLKTAALFVLLNQTGWPVLAGEETRLPVFRYVGCAIGDEQSLDRSLSTFSAYMRTVGELLEAADEESLILLDELGSGTDPQEGGALAMAILDELFARRSRVFVTSHHGVLKNYAYRKSGCVNASVSFDEATLRPSYRILMGIPGESRAVDIAEKNGLSPDVIRAARAYMADSSADAAALIKGLMEKHEQLAVFEREKDETEKALREKQRRFDLNALKLRQKEQVLRSQGYKRLNDLFEQKRNEIENLVREIQEGELTHEKTSKLKQFFADFGQTLAEEQTDIRNEQEELSALQQALRNREQDQAHGKPANGMSATGAPVSEILTEGMEVLIPHLHRRGVIIRKEKKNWLVAVDTVKMTFPADKLEPLNLSGTAPLRTPQVVVEAELHKESRPELELRLLGMRLDEAEKHLQNQLDLALMHNMQEFSIVHGKGNGVLQTMVQEKLAAAPYVAEFFFARPEHGGTGKTIVRLR, from the coding sequence ATGACACCGCATACATTAGAAGTTTTAGAATTTTTCCGCATTGCGGAGATTATCGCAGGTTACTGCAAATCTGAGGAAGCACGAGAACGCTGTCTACAAAAACGGCCGCTGCAAGATGCGGCGGAGATTACCGCAGCAAAGGAGCTGGGACGGGATATCCTCTCGTTTTTACAGGCTGATGAACCGCTACCGATTAGAAACCTCCCGCCGCTCGATTCCGTGTTAAAGCAGCTGCATACCGTCGGTGTTTGCCTTACCGTAGAGGAACTCTACGCGGCGGGGCTTTTGGCGCTGCAAGTCGGTGAATTGAAGGCATGGGCTATAAAGCAAAAGCAGACGGACAGTACCGCGTGTACACTCATCGAATCGATACCGCCGCTTCCGCAAACCGAACAGGCGGTGTTTTCGTTTATCGACAAGAACGGCGCGCTGCGCGACATCCCCTCGCTGACGGCTATCCGAAAAAAGATGCAGCGTATTGAAGCCGATATCGAAAAAACAATGCGGAGCTACTGCACCGACGAGTCTACCAAGGGAATGCTGCAAACGCCTACACCCGTGCTGCGGAACGGTAGGCAGGTTATCGCTGTGCGTTCCAACTTTAAGGGGCGGATTAAGGGCATTATCCACGAATACTCCCAGTCGGGGCAAAGCTTCTACCTTGAACCTGAAAGCATTGTACTGCGCAATAACGAATTGATGCGGGCGCAGGCTGAGTATGAACAGGAGCTGCACCGCCTGTTGGTGAGCATCAGCGCAAAGCTCGCGGAGGAAGCGGAGGCGCTTGAGCAAGCATACGAGCTCGTGTTAGAGCTGGACTGTGCCGCCGCCGCCGCCCGCTGGGCATATACGGAAAACGGTGTTTTTGTACCCGACACGGGGAACGCTCAATACTTTTATTTACAGGCAGCGCGGCATCCCCTGCTCGGCGCGGCAGCGGTTCCTATCGACCTAAAACTGGCGGCGGAAGATCGGATACTGATTATCACCGGGCCAAACACCGGCGGTAAAACAGTCAGCTTAAAAACCGCCGCCCTCTTTGTGCTGTTAAACCAAACAGGCTGGCCGGTACTCGCCGGAGAAGAAACGCGCCTACCGGTGTTCCGCTATGTCGGCTGCGCTATCGGAGATGAGCAGTCGCTCGACCGCTCGCTTTCGACCTTTTCCGCCTATATGCGCACTGTCGGAGAGCTTTTGGAAGCAGCCGATGAGGAAAGCCTTATCCTCCTCGACGAACTCGGCAGCGGTACCGACCCTCAAGAGGGCGGCGCGCTCGCTATGGCGATTTTGGATGAGCTGTTTGCCCGCCGCTCGCGGGTCTTTGTAACGAGTCATCACGGTGTGCTGAAAAACTATGCATACCGGAAAAGCGGCTGCGTAAATGCCTCCGTATCCTTTGACGAGGCAACGCTGCGCCCTTCATACCGGATACTGATGGGCATACCCGGTGAAAGCCGCGCCGTCGATATTGCAGAAAAAAACGGATTAAGCCCCGACGTTATCCGCGCCGCCCGTGCGTATATGGCGGACAGTTCCGCCGATGCCGCCGCCCTCATCAAGGGGCTGATGGAAAAGCATGAGCAGCTTGCGGTCTTTGAACGGGAAAAGGACGAGACGGAAAAAGCATTACGGGAAAAACAGCGCCGCTTCGATTTAAACGCGCTCAAGCTCCGTCAAAAGGAGCAAGTTCTCCGCTCGCAGGGATATAAACGCTTGAACGATTTATTCGAGCAAAAACGCAACGAAATAGAAAACCTCGTGCGGGAAATTCAAGAAGGGGAGCTGACGCACGAAAAAACAAGTAAGCTCAAGCAGTTCTTTGCCGATTTCGGACAAACGCTTGCAGAAGAGCAAACGGATATCCGCAATGAACAGGAGGAGCTTTCCGCCCTACAGCAGGCGCTTCGAAATCGTGAGCAGGATCAAGCACACGGAAAACCGGCAAACGGTATGTCTGCAACCGGCGCTCCGGTAAGCGAAATACTGACCGAAGGTATGGAAGTACTTATCCCTCACCTGCACCGGCGCGGCGTCATTATCCGGAAAGAAAAAAAGAACTGGCTAGTGGCGGTCGATACCGTTAAAATGACATTCCCCGCCGATAAACTCGAACCGCTCAACTTGTCCGGCACCGCACCGTTGCGCACGCCGCAGGTTGTGGTAGAAGCGGAGCTGCATAAGGAAAGCCGCCCGGAGCTTGAACTGCGCTTACTGGGCATGCGGCTGGACGAAGCGGAAAAACACCTGCAAAATCAACTCGATCTTGCTTTGATGCATAATATGCAGGAATTTTCGATTGTACATGGGAAAGGAAACGGCGTGTTGCAAACAATGGTTCAAGAAAAACTCGCCGCGGCTCCGTATGTCGCGGAATTTTTCTTTGCCCGCCCCGAACATGGCGGTACCGGCAAGACTATTGTACGCCTACGGTAG
- a CDS encoding flagellin: MIINHNMSAMFAQRTVGQTNVSTQKNIEKLSSGLRINRAGDDASGLAVSEKMRSQIRGLNRASANAQDGISFIQVTEAFLQETTDVMQRIRELSVQSSNGIYSAEDRLYIQVEVSQLVAEVDRIASHAQFNGMNLLTGRFARETGENTVTASMWFHIGANMDQRIRAYVGTMTAKALGVRDVGDESILTIDTPETANRAIGTIDEAIKKINKQRADLGAYQNRLEMSVVGINVAAENLQASESRIRDVDMAKEMVEFTRNQILTQSGMAMLAQANQQTQSVMSLLR; this comes from the coding sequence ATGATCATTAATCACAACATGAGCGCTATGTTTGCACAGAGAACAGTTGGTCAAACCAACGTTTCCACTCAGAAAAACATAGAAAAACTTTCATCCGGTTTACGCATCAATCGTGCAGGGGATGATGCTTCCGGCTTAGCAGTTTCCGAGAAAATGCGAAGCCAAATCCGCGGCTTGAACAGAGCAAGTGCCAACGCTCAAGACGGCATTTCTTTTATTCAAGTTACCGAAGCGTTCTTGCAGGAAACAACTGATGTTATGCAGCGCATCCGTGAATTAAGCGTTCAGTCTTCGAACGGTATTTACAGCGCCGAAGACCGCTTGTACATCCAGGTTGAAGTATCTCAGCTTGTTGCTGAAGTTGACCGGATTGCAAGTCACGCACAGTTCAACGGTATGAATCTGCTTACCGGCCGTTTCGCTCGTGAAACAGGAGAAAACACCGTTACCGCCTCTATGTGGTTCCATATCGGTGCCAACATGGATCAGCGCATACGTGCATATGTCGGTACAATGACCGCTAAAGCACTCGGTGTTCGCGACGTTGGTGACGAATCGATTCTTACAATCGATACGCCTGAAACAGCAAACCGTGCAATCGGTACCATTGATGAAGCCATCAAGAAGATCAACAAACAGCGGGCTGATCTCGGTGCATACCAGAACAGACTCGAGATGAGTGTTGTCGGTATCAATGTTGCAGCGGAAAACCTCCAAGCCTCGGAATCACGCATACGTGATGTCGACATGGCTAAGGAGATGGTAGAATTCACCAGAAACCAGATCCTGACGCAGTCCGGTATGGCAATGCTTGCACAAGCAAACCAGCAGACACAAAGCGTGATGTCTCTGTTGCGCTAA
- a CDS encoding histidinol-phosphatase, producing MLSNFHTHTYLCKHAEGTPVDYVRQAAAVGCSALGFSDHCPYPHDDMWLYCRMAAADIPLYKRLVEDAKKEADFPVYFGFECEWSPQHHNWFKDELIGRYGADYLVFGSHWFPLHGGLEYIATVTERRLLHTYIDFTIEGMKSGLYAFLAHPDLFLSSIRSIDADCLACVDALIDAANDLGMPLEINGYGLIKSKVRRDYGEDYQYPVAAFWKRAAQKNARIICNADAHQIEQVLAGVQNGIEYAEDLGIPIIDAAEALGFAHK from the coding sequence ATGCTCAGTAATTTTCATACTCATACGTATCTGTGCAAACACGCTGAGGGTACTCCGGTTGATTATGTACGGCAGGCCGCAGCTGTCGGTTGCTCTGCGCTCGGGTTTTCCGACCATTGTCCTTATCCACACGACGACATGTGGCTCTATTGCCGGATGGCAGCGGCTGATATCCCGTTGTATAAGCGCCTCGTTGAAGACGCAAAAAAGGAAGCCGATTTTCCCGTGTACTTCGGGTTTGAATGTGAATGGTCGCCGCAACATCACAACTGGTTTAAGGATGAGTTAATCGGCCGCTATGGAGCAGACTATTTGGTATTCGGTTCACACTGGTTTCCGCTGCACGGCGGACTTGAATATATTGCGACCGTTACCGAAAGACGTTTGCTGCATACCTATATCGATTTTACGATTGAAGGGATGAAGTCGGGGCTCTATGCGTTTTTAGCTCATCCCGATTTGTTTTTGAGCAGCATCCGGTCTATCGATGCGGACTGTCTTGCCTGTGTCGATGCGCTCATCGATGCTGCAAATGATTTGGGAATGCCTCTTGAAATCAACGGCTACGGGCTGATTAAATCGAAGGTGCGGCGGGATTACGGTGAGGACTATCAATATCCCGTAGCGGCGTTTTGGAAACGTGCAGCGCAAAAAAATGCCCGTATTATCTGCAATGCCGATGCGCATCAAATAGAACAGGTTTTGGCAGGAGTGCAGAACGGTATCGAATATGCGGAAGACCTCGGCATACCGATAATCGATGCGGCGGAAGCGCTGGGCTTTGCACATAAGTAG
- a CDS encoding acylphosphatase, which produces MRKDTPHTAERKAARAVVEGRVQGVGFRYWTVQVAREFGITGWVRNCPDYSVEIFAEGDGAALYEFFNAVQHSHPRAYISNFTVTAAQYQGLESFSVLF; this is translated from the coding sequence ATGCGTAAGGATACGCCGCATACTGCCGAACGGAAAGCCGCTCGTGCCGTTGTGGAAGGACGGGTGCAGGGCGTGGGCTTCCGTTATTGGACGGTACAGGTTGCACGGGAATTCGGCATTACCGGCTGGGTACGGAACTGTCCCGACTATTCAGTGGAGATATTTGCGGAAGGAGACGGCGCCGCGCTCTATGAATTTTTCAATGCAGTGCAGCACAGTCATCCCCGCGCGTATATTTCCAACTTTACCGTTACAGCGGCGCAATATCAAGGTTTGGAATCTTTTAGCGTCCTCTTTTGA
- a CDS encoding AEC family transporter: MVVKIVLPFLYLGFGFLVGKTPIDIKNQTSYLLTRLVIPMVIIYNIATFHSDLFFIITAMIVMLTAMMLLSRLFTSDAVERLCFFYLNIGWLALPVVTAVWGDSAAMAVLSLYIGNSLFGNSIGAGMLINNGAVKIDIKRTLQSPPVAALIIGVACIPFGDVFRQYLPPVYRMVKWLLTFLGMGVLGMWLAHIKLCRKDFKAALRWALLRAIIVGFFLTLFIYIAGMFKLELVTGNKSALYIICIMPPAANIIVLETHYCRTGKSAGLTACGTLLSLILIALYIVVTKLLF, from the coding sequence ATGGTTGTTAAAATAGTGCTTCCGTTTTTGTATCTCGGGTTCGGTTTTCTTGTTGGGAAAACGCCGATCGATATAAAAAATCAGACATCGTATCTTTTAACGAGATTGGTTATTCCAATGGTGATTATTTATAACATTGCAACGTTTCACAGCGATTTGTTTTTTATTATTACCGCTATGATAGTTATGCTGACTGCAATGATGCTTTTGAGCCGACTCTTTACTTCCGATGCTGTCGAACGTTTATGTTTTTTCTATTTAAATATCGGATGGCTTGCTCTGCCGGTTGTTACTGCTGTGTGGGGTGACAGTGCAGCAATGGCTGTCCTTTCGTTGTATATCGGCAACTCTCTTTTTGGTAATTCCATTGGCGCGGGTATGTTGATCAATAATGGTGCTGTAAAGATCGACATAAAACGGACATTACAGTCCCCCCCAGTGGCAGCGCTTATTATCGGTGTCGCCTGTATTCCTTTCGGTGATGTCTTTCGGCAGTATCTCCCACCGGTATATCGAATGGTAAAATGGTTACTGACTTTCTTAGGTATGGGGGTACTCGGAATGTGGCTGGCTCATATAAAACTTTGCCGTAAAGATTTTAAAGCTGCGCTGCGTTGGGCGTTACTAAGGGCAATAATAGTCGGCTTCTTTCTAACTTTGTTTATTTATATTGCAGGTATGTTTAAACTGGAACTGGTAACTGGGAATAAATCCGCACTATATATAATCTGTATTATGCCTCCGGCTGCCAATATTATCGTATTGGAAACACATTACTGTCGTACTGGAAAGTCTGCGGGGCTTACCGCTTGCGGTACTCTTTTGAGTTTAATTCTTATCGCTTTATATATTGTGGTAACAAAACTGCTGTTTTAA
- a CDS encoding HMA2 domain-containing protein produces MITGFFPGRIRLRAPVFKDTAITERALSILKAPALSSIIKEIEHNPVTGSVLIKYHPTKVPIAKLTPLLPFFKKLEKEAETYSEKNKSVILTMLDELEEYVKNWERA; encoded by the coding sequence ATGATTACCGGCTTTTTCCCCGGCCGCATACGGCTGCGGGCGCCTGTCTTTAAGGACACCGCAATCACCGAGCGGGCATTATCCATCTTGAAAGCTCCGGCGCTTTCATCAATCATCAAAGAGATTGAACATAATCCCGTTACCGGAAGTGTGTTGATAAAGTACCATCCGACCAAGGTTCCTATAGCAAAGCTAACCCCATTACTTCCGTTTTTTAAAAAGCTGGAAAAAGAGGCTGAAACGTATTCTGAAAAAAACAAGTCGGTCATTCTTACAATGCTTGATGAGCTGGAAGAATATGTCAAAAACTGGGAAAGGGCTTAA
- a CDS encoding heavy metal translocating P-type ATPase encodes MNVTVKHSLPGRIRLHYNAVEISPRQAILAQTLIAVQDGITDIQVNPKVASFLVYYDVKTLSEAEVLALFRVLSDKYLSDESLLASVAKIPAPESIFDVLASTLFDVTVRSLLPMPVRNLLLYKRIVPRIMKAAQSIFAGKFFSTDLLDATALTVAVLDGKAQTARFVATLLDMGEEIEELTRRQSYNNLAQTLLISNEPVHLIEGDQERTLPPSALKKDDLIVVRAGSQIPADGNIENGEGLVNQASITGESLPVEKKSGATVFAGTILLEGELYVRVRTVGSETKVNNIIAMIDRSQSLKAAAQKRSELIAEKVVPFNFLLTGLTYLFTRDITKTISTLMVDYSCAMKLAAPIAVLSAMKEAAEHGISIKGGKYLEAAALADTVIFDKTGTLTYAEPVLAEVHPFGSFTKDEVLRLAACLEEHFPHPLGRAVVQAAQDQNLVHPERHAKVEYIVAHGIASSLEGKRLCIGSAHFIFEDEKIPTTKAIARVQKSAEKSGYSLLYLAVDGQLAGILTIGDPAREGTAETVSELKHLGVRNCVMITGDAEQAAAKVAAQAGITEYHAQTLPEDKVRYVQEARDAGHKVIMIGDGINDAPALSAADVGIAMDNCSSIAGDTADIVLAEDGLSGLITVRKLGQKTLSRIDKNNKLIIGGNSLLLFAGIFGLIPPALAATLHNSLTIAVSIESMQKLLKEAR; translated from the coding sequence ATGAACGTAACCGTTAAACACTCCCTGCCCGGCAGAATAAGACTGCACTACAATGCGGTTGAAATTTCGCCGCGGCAAGCTATTCTTGCGCAGACGCTCATCGCGGTACAAGACGGCATAACCGACATTCAAGTTAACCCCAAAGTCGCATCCTTTCTGGTTTATTATGACGTAAAGACACTTTCGGAAGCTGAGGTGCTCGCCTTATTCCGAGTCCTCTCCGATAAATACTTGTCCGATGAAAGCCTGCTCGCTTCAGTTGCAAAAATTCCTGCACCCGAAAGCATCTTCGATGTACTCGCATCCACCCTCTTTGACGTTACCGTACGATCGCTTCTCCCGATGCCGGTACGTAATCTGTTGCTCTACAAAAGGATTGTCCCGCGCATTATGAAAGCGGCGCAGTCTATTTTTGCAGGAAAATTCTTTAGTACGGATTTACTCGATGCAACAGCCCTGACCGTTGCCGTTCTGGACGGTAAGGCGCAGACTGCTCGTTTTGTGGCAACGCTGCTCGATATGGGAGAAGAAATTGAAGAACTGACCCGCCGGCAATCGTACAATAATCTGGCACAAACGCTTTTGATTTCAAACGAGCCGGTACATCTTATCGAAGGTGATCAAGAACGGACGCTCCCACCTTCTGCGCTTAAAAAAGACGATCTTATTGTTGTCCGTGCCGGCAGCCAAATCCCCGCAGACGGGAATATTGAAAACGGTGAAGGGCTCGTAAACCAAGCGAGCATTACCGGAGAATCCCTGCCGGTAGAAAAAAAAAGCGGCGCTACCGTCTTTGCAGGCACCATCCTTTTGGAAGGTGAACTGTACGTCCGTGTACGCACGGTCGGGTCTGAAACAAAAGTGAACAATATCATCGCGATGATCGACCGCTCTCAATCTTTAAAAGCCGCCGCTCAAAAACGGTCGGAGTTGATAGCGGAAAAAGTAGTCCCCTTCAATTTTTTGCTGACCGGTTTAACGTACTTATTTACACGGGATATCACCAAAACGATTTCAACATTGATGGTCGATTATTCCTGCGCGATGAAGCTTGCCGCACCGATTGCCGTTCTTTCCGCAATGAAGGAAGCGGCGGAGCACGGTATTTCGATAAAAGGCGGAAAGTATTTGGAAGCGGCGGCGCTTGCCGATACCGTCATTTTCGATAAAACGGGAACCCTTACCTATGCGGAACCGGTCTTAGCCGAAGTGCATCCGTTCGGCTCCTTCACAAAGGATGAAGTGTTGCGGCTCGCGGCATGTCTTGAAGAACATTTTCCGCATCCGCTGGGAAGAGCCGTTGTACAAGCCGCCCAAGACCAAAATCTTGTACATCCCGAACGCCATGCGAAGGTTGAATACATTGTCGCACACGGCATTGCTTCTTCGTTAGAGGGCAAACGGCTCTGTATCGGAAGCGCTCATTTTATTTTTGAAGATGAAAAAATTCCAACCACTAAAGCGATAGCTCGGGTGCAGAAATCCGCAGAAAAATCAGGCTATTCCTTACTCTACTTGGCGGTTGACGGACAGCTTGCCGGTATTTTGACTATTGGAGACCCCGCCCGGGAAGGTACCGCAGAAACCGTCTCTGAGCTGAAACACTTGGGTGTGCGTAATTGCGTTATGATTACAGGAGATGCCGAACAAGCGGCGGCGAAGGTTGCAGCTCAGGCCGGTATCACGGAATATCATGCGCAGACGCTGCCGGAAGATAAGGTGCGGTATGTGCAGGAAGCACGAGATGCCGGACATAAGGTGATTATGATCGGTGACGGAATCAACGATGCACCCGCACTTTCCGCCGCGGATGTCGGCATTGCAATGGATAACTGTTCATCAATTGCAGGAGACACCGCCGATATTGTACTGGCCGAAGACGGACTTTCCGGCTTAATTACGGTACGGAAGCTCGGTCAAAAAACCCTGTCACGGATAGATAAAAACAATAAGCTGATTATCGGCGGCAATTCACTGCTCTTGTTTGCCGGTATATTCGGTCTTATCCCGCCCGCCCTCGCGGCGACACTGCATAATTCACTGACCATTGCCGTCAGTATCGAATCCATGCAAAAGCTGTTAAAGGAGGCAAGATGA
- the ptsP gene encoding phosphoenolpyruvate--protein phosphotransferase, with translation MKKFTGLSVCDGLVACRLVCIPENVIQAAPAYAITAQNIQHEQERLRIAVQAAQEGLRLALAEYRTADTHVKSPEQAILETHQTMLADEEFMRGIYTEIETSLMNAEAVLKRKLDEVTAMLTASGDNYLCERAVDIQDAYEPVFSYLNPRHKQTTSRFAGVPQGSLLAARVFKPSEALEIKKLAPCGIIMEEGGATSHIAIMARAWNIPTLIAVQGLMAEAKSGMYAVLDATKGTLTLEPNAETIAQIKSAGSEHIEVTEEERDYTLVYTQDGTPVHLSANIVLTEESALPAVQNTAGIGLFRSEFLFLGTQDIPDEEHQYTSYHTVLERMGSKPVVIRTFDAGADKMLKEQENRLERNALLGWRGIRYCLDRPEIFKHQLRALLRAGCIGNLHILIPMISCKKEITAVRNLIKEIEQECEQNRIPYKKDIPIGIMIEVPSAAIAADLYAPAVDFFSIGTNDLIQYTMAADRENQTVAHLADCFQPAVLRLIRHVIETEPLLHRTGDLRGGFVSMCGEMASDTEAVPLLLGMGLRRFSMAAQKIPEIAQRIESIRISDAEALCKAVSLLGTAEEIRRETMKRFPL, from the coding sequence ATGAAAAAGTTTACCGGTTTATCTGTATGCGACGGTCTCGTTGCATGCCGGCTTGTGTGTATTCCTGAAAATGTTATACAGGCAGCACCCGCCTACGCAATTACCGCTCAAAATATTCAACATGAACAAGAACGGCTGCGAATTGCCGTACAAGCTGCTCAAGAGGGGCTGAGACTGGCGCTTGCCGAATATCGAACGGCAGATACCCACGTGAAATCTCCCGAACAGGCTATTTTAGAAACCCATCAGACAATGCTCGCCGACGAAGAGTTTATGCGCGGCATTTATACGGAAATAGAAACTTCGCTGATGAATGCCGAAGCGGTGCTTAAACGGAAATTGGATGAAGTTACCGCTATGCTGACTGCTTCTGGCGACAACTATCTTTGCGAGCGAGCGGTTGATATTCAAGATGCGTACGAACCGGTTTTTTCTTATTTAAATCCCCGGCATAAGCAGACCACTTCTCGGTTTGCCGGTGTACCGCAGGGTTCCCTGCTTGCGGCACGGGTGTTTAAACCGTCAGAAGCGCTCGAAATAAAAAAGCTTGCCCCCTGCGGAATTATTATGGAAGAAGGGGGCGCTACCAGTCATATTGCGATTATGGCACGAGCGTGGAACATTCCGACACTGATTGCCGTTCAAGGACTTATGGCCGAGGCAAAAAGCGGAATGTATGCCGTGCTGGATGCCACGAAGGGAACGCTGACCTTGGAACCCAATGCGGAAACTATCGCTCAAATAAAATCTGCCGGTAGTGAACACATTGAGGTAACCGAAGAAGAACGGGACTATACGCTGGTGTATACGCAAGACGGTACTCCCGTACATTTGAGTGCAAACATTGTGCTTACGGAAGAATCGGCGTTGCCGGCTGTGCAGAACACTGCCGGAATCGGACTCTTCCGGTCTGAGTTCTTGTTTTTAGGAACCCAAGATATTCCTGATGAAGAACATCAGTACACATCGTACCATACGGTGTTGGAACGGATGGGATCAAAGCCGGTGGTAATCCGTACCTTTGACGCCGGCGCCGATAAGATGCTGAAAGAGCAGGAAAATCGTCTGGAGCGAAATGCACTCCTCGGCTGGCGGGGAATCCGGTATTGCTTGGATCGTCCCGAAATTTTTAAGCATCAGCTGCGGGCACTGTTGCGGGCAGGTTGTATCGGCAATCTGCATATACTCATTCCGATGATCTCCTGTAAAAAAGAAATCACCGCCGTGCGGAATTTAATCAAAGAGATTGAGCAAGAGTGTGAACAAAATCGAATACCGTATAAGAAAGATATTCCGATTGGCATTATGATCGAAGTGCCTTCCGCCGCAATCGCTGCCGACCTCTATGCTCCGGCGGTGGACTTTTTCTCTATCGGCACCAATGATCTTATTCAATACACAATGGCGGCGGATCGAGAAAACCAAACCGTCGCACATTTAGCCGACTGTTTTCAGCCCGCAGTGCTGCGGCTTATCCGGCACGTTATTGAGACGGAGCCGCTCCTGCACCGCACCGGTGATTTGCGCGGCGGATTTGTGTCTATGTGTGGGGAGATGGCTTCCGATACGGAGGCTGTTCCGCTCTTACTTGGGATGGGTTTGCGGCGGTTCAGCATGGCAGCGCAAAAAATCCCTGAGATTGCGCAGCGGATCGAATCTATCCGGATTTCCGATGCAGAGGCTCTCTGTAAAGCCGTCAGTCTGCTGGGCACCGCTGAAGAAATACGTCGGGAAACAATGAAACGCTTCCCGCTGTAG